One Chryseobacterium indoltheticum DNA segment encodes these proteins:
- a CDS encoding lipocalin family protein, producing MKKLALFAGLSLLAFTGCNDDDAPEQVFPLVGTWSPTKEVRTQVPADGSGFSDEIVYTDCQKEGRWVFNENSSGKRTNKDMAGTITPTCSTTSERNFTYIYNASEKNFEIKYQGTVVSDKGKVTLLNAETLNLKIEDTTDPTIYKSTTYTFKRIAQ from the coding sequence ATGAAGAAATTAGCATTATTTGCAGGATTATCATTATTAGCTTTTACAGGATGTAACGACGACGACGCACCAGAACAGGTATTTCCTCTTGTAGGAACCTGGTCTCCAACAAAAGAAGTAAGAACGCAGGTTCCCGCTGACGGATCCGGATTTTCTGATGAAATAGTTTATACAGACTGTCAGAAAGAAGGAAGATGGGTTTTTAATGAAAATTCTTCTGGTAAAAGAACCAACAAAGATATGGCGGGTACAATAACGCCAACTTGTAGCACAACTTCTGAGCGTAACTTCACGTATATTTATAATGCTTCTGAGAAAAACTTCGAAATCAAATATCAGGGAACTGTGGTTTCGGATAAGGGGAAAGTGACTTTACTGAACGCTGAAACTTTAAATCTGAAAATTGAAGATACTACAGACCCCACTATATACAAGTCTACAACGTATACTTTTAAAAGAATCGCGCAATAA
- a CDS encoding glycosyltransferase family 2 protein — translation MPEVSIITPCYNSSLFLEETISSVMNQTFTDWEWLITDDQSTDKSVEIIQKHQDHRIKLIIAEKNGGAGHARNLSLQKASGRFITFLDADDFWEPNFLKEMVNFMKLENAEIAYANYARCDENLIPKLEDFKADKEVTFNNLLKTCRLSLLSSMYDSQRVGKEYFPEGSKREDHVMWLNLLKKIPSGKPLPKTMAKYRMHENSISRKKQNIIKDQYLVYKDFMRFSTLKSLYYTANWALNGFIKYSKIFN, via the coding sequence GTGCCTGAAGTTTCCATCATTACACCTTGCTATAATTCTTCTCTTTTTTTAGAAGAAACGATCAGCTCAGTAATGAATCAAACTTTTACCGATTGGGAATGGCTCATTACAGACGACCAGTCAACAGATAAATCAGTTGAAATTATTCAAAAACATCAAGATCACAGAATAAAACTGATTATTGCCGAAAAAAACGGAGGTGCAGGCCATGCAAGAAATCTTTCTTTACAAAAAGCTTCCGGAAGATTTATCACTTTCCTTGATGCTGATGATTTTTGGGAACCTAATTTTCTTAAGGAAATGGTCAATTTTATGAAGCTTGAAAATGCAGAAATTGCCTACGCTAATTACGCTAGATGTGATGAAAATTTAATTCCAAAGCTTGAAGATTTTAAAGCCGATAAAGAAGTTACTTTCAACAATTTACTTAAAACCTGCAGACTTTCACTTCTCTCATCGATGTACGATTCACAAAGAGTCGGAAAAGAGTACTTCCCGGAAGGCAGTAAAAGAGAAGATCATGTAATGTGGCTCAATTTATTAAAGAAAATCCCGTCAGGAAAGCCACTTCCAAAAACAATGGCAAAATATAGAATGCACGAAAACAGCATCTCAAGAAAAAAACAGAATATCATCAAAGATCAATATCTCGTTTATAAAGACTTCATGAGATTTTCTACATTAAAATCATTGTACTACACTGCAAACTGGGCATTAAACGGATTTATAAAGTATTCGAAAATATTTAATTAA
- a CDS encoding deoxyuridine 5'-triphosphate nucleotidohydrolase, which yields MEYSKEFKAALSQLSPAEKDRLIFRLLRKDEILSKKLYFELIDEETVDQKRDAMEELIKEKVEYASKYISNQKYFIVLIRKISAQITEHVKVTTDKFGDISLNLLLINEILESNEKLSRQKFNDVYKLYLYMINKIVKALALTKKLDEDYWMEIDEYLSVAYNKITANIYLEKLFINNGIDFNWLNADRIPDHFDLIIKDIKNQGFLK from the coding sequence ATGGAGTATTCTAAAGAATTTAAAGCCGCTTTGAGCCAGCTTTCACCAGCAGAAAAAGACCGTTTAATTTTCAGATTACTGAGAAAAGACGAAATCTTATCTAAAAAATTATATTTTGAATTAATTGATGAAGAAACCGTTGATCAGAAGCGTGATGCAATGGAAGAATTGATTAAAGAAAAAGTAGAATATGCTTCTAAATATATCAGCAATCAAAAATATTTTATTGTACTGATCAGGAAAATAAGTGCACAAATTACCGAACATGTAAAGGTAACGACAGATAAATTCGGTGACATCAGTTTAAATCTTTTATTGATCAATGAAATACTGGAAAGCAACGAAAAACTGAGCCGACAGAAATTCAATGATGTCTACAAACTTTATCTATACATGATTAATAAAATAGTAAAAGCATTAGCCTTAACTAAAAAATTAGATGAAGATTACTGGATGGAAATTGATGAGTACCTTTCAGTTGCGTACAATAAAATCACTGCTAATATTTATCTTGAAAAACTTTTTATCAATAACGGAATAGATTTTAACTGGCTTAATGCCGATAGAATTCCGGATCATTTTGATTTGATCATTAAAGATATTAAGAATCAGGGATTTTTAAAATGA
- a CDS encoding 3-deoxy-D-manno-octulosonic acid transferase gives MAILYSIFVNLLIFGMKVLSLFNDKTKKGVEGRKQSLDIVKSLFSPSDKVLWMHAASLGEYEQGLPVLQKLTKNFPNHKILITFFSPSGYENVVKKKHLADAVCYLPFDKESTVKEFVSQFDCELFFTVKYDYWYNLLAELKRKNVKTFVISALFYERQSFFTTYGKWFVKQLKQNITWFFHQTQHSYVLAKNIGLLKSSVTGDTRFDRVKQLRLRDNHVDFVEEFISNKKTIVFGSSWQAEEKIAKMISEKNKDLKIIIAPHDLKRVENLKQIFPSAILYSELKSSPTLQSSDSQTLIIDSIGLLSKLYSYADVASVGGGFHEAGLHNILEAATFGVPVIFGNHYKKNPEADNLILAKGGKSFEDEKSAAYFVLDLFKNEKMLLEMSENAEQFVTKQPNSSELILQKILSF, from the coding sequence ATGGCTATTTTATATTCCATATTTGTAAATCTTCTCATTTTCGGAATGAAAGTTTTGTCGTTGTTTAATGATAAAACTAAAAAAGGCGTTGAAGGAAGAAAGCAATCTTTAGATATTGTAAAGTCATTATTTTCACCGTCAGATAAAGTTTTGTGGATGCATGCTGCAAGTCTTGGAGAATACGAACAGGGACTTCCTGTTTTACAAAAACTGACAAAAAACTTTCCGAATCATAAAATTCTGATCACGTTCTTTTCACCATCGGGATATGAAAATGTGGTTAAGAAAAAGCATCTTGCAGATGCTGTTTGTTATCTTCCTTTCGATAAAGAAAGTACCGTAAAAGAATTTGTTTCTCAATTTGACTGTGAATTGTTTTTTACTGTAAAATACGATTATTGGTATAATCTTCTGGCTGAGCTTAAACGTAAAAATGTAAAAACTTTTGTGATTTCTGCATTGTTTTATGAAAGACAGTCTTTCTTCACAACGTATGGAAAGTGGTTTGTAAAACAGCTGAAACAAAATATAACATGGTTTTTTCATCAGACGCAGCACTCATATGTTTTGGCTAAAAATATTGGTCTACTAAAATCTTCGGTAACCGGAGATACCAGATTCGACAGAGTAAAACAATTAAGACTTCGTGATAATCATGTCGATTTCGTTGAAGAATTTATCAGTAATAAAAAGACAATTGTTTTTGGTAGTTCATGGCAGGCGGAAGAAAAAATTGCCAAAATGATCTCCGAAAAAAATAAGGATTTAAAAATAATAATTGCTCCACACGACCTAAAAAGAGTAGAAAATTTAAAACAAATCTTTCCTTCAGCGATTTTATACAGCGAATTGAAATCCTCTCCAACTCTCCAATCCTCAGACTCTCAAACATTGATCATCGACAGCATCGGATTATTGTCAAAACTTTATTCTTACGCTGATGTGGCTAGCGTAGGTGGAGGTTTTCATGAGGCGGGACTCCATAATATTCTGGAAGCAGCAACTTTCGGTGTACCTGTAATTTTTGGAAATCATTATAAGAAAAACCCTGAAGCAGACAATTTAATTTTAGCTAAAGGCGGAAAGTCTTTTGAAGATGAAAAGTCAGCAGCTTATTTTGTTTTGGATCTATTTAAAAATGAAAAAATGCTCTTGGAAATGTCTGAAAATGCAGAACAATTTGTTACGAAGCAACCTAATTCTTCAGAACTCATTCTTCAGAAAATTTTATCATTTTAA
- a CDS encoding DUF1648 domain-containing protein: MEGIIFTVFDILNLVLVLLLWIFTLKIYKKLPEKIPTHFDFQGKPDHFGSKKYAFFIPAIGLGAFILLTFLNQYPESTNYPVEITKANYEIQYFIMILFVKWLLFLVLLLFLNIQDYTIRYSFNADSKARVPILLVLPVIFLSLMVAFISAYIYK, translated from the coding sequence ATGGAAGGCATTATTTTTACTGTTTTTGATATTTTGAATTTAGTATTGGTTCTGCTTTTGTGGATATTTACTTTAAAAATATATAAAAAGCTTCCGGAAAAAATTCCTACACATTTTGATTTTCAAGGGAAGCCGGATCATTTTGGGAGCAAGAAATACGCATTCTTCATTCCTGCTATTGGTTTGGGAGCATTTATCCTTTTAACTTTTCTTAATCAATATCCTGAAAGTACTAATTATCCTGTGGAAATTACAAAAGCGAACTATGAAATTCAGTATTTTATTATGATACTGTTTGTAAAATGGCTTTTGTTTTTAGTTCTTTTATTGTTTTTAAATATTCAGGATTATACAATCAGATATAGCTTTAATGCTGATTCAAAAGCGAGAGTTCCTATTTTACTTGTGCTTCCTGTTATTTTTCTGAGTTTAATGGTTGCGTTTATTTCTGCATATATTTATAAATAA
- a CDS encoding C40 family peptidase, giving the protein MDKGICIVTVAPVRAENSDRAEIVTEILYGESADILEVNKNWTKIKMHYDGYEGWMDTKQIKPVTEEYLASRKVTMITEDFSSVMTLEGKTLLSMGSEVEFPAVASRRSHDVRESIALTAKEFLNIPYLWGGKSFFAVDCSGFVQLVFKIHNIKMPRDTYQQAEVGEALSFVEESQPGDLAFFENSEGKIIHVGIMLDNQKIIHASGKVRIDTLDSSGIFNKEMNKHTHKLRVIRSII; this is encoded by the coding sequence ATGGATAAAGGAATTTGTATCGTTACCGTTGCGCCTGTTCGTGCCGAAAATTCGGATAGAGCGGAAATCGTTACCGAAATTTTGTATGGTGAAAGTGCAGATATTTTGGAAGTAAATAAAAACTGGACGAAAATAAAAATGCACTACGACGGCTATGAAGGCTGGATGGATACCAAGCAAATAAAACCTGTCACTGAAGAATATCTTGCCAGCAGAAAAGTTACGATGATTACTGAAGATTTTTCTTCGGTAATGACGCTTGAGGGAAAAACGCTTTTGTCGATGGGCTCTGAAGTGGAATTTCCGGCTGTTGCATCAAGAAGAAGTCATGATGTGCGCGAAAGTATTGCTTTAACGGCAAAAGAATTCCTGAATATCCCATATTTGTGGGGTGGAAAAAGTTTTTTTGCAGTTGACTGTTCGGGTTTTGTACAGTTAGTTTTTAAAATTCACAATATAAAAATGCCCAGAGATACTTATCAACAGGCGGAAGTAGGTGAAGCGTTGAGTTTCGTAGAAGAAAGCCAGCCGGGCGATTTAGCTTTTTTTGAAAATTCTGAAGGCAAAATTATTCACGTGGGAATTATGCTCGACAATCAAAAAATCATTCATGCTTCCGGAAAAGTGAGAATAGATACACTCGATTCTAGTGGGATTTTTAATAAAGAAATGAATAAACATACTCACAAACTTAGAGTAATTAGAAGCATTATTTAA
- a CDS encoding O-methyltransferase: protein MSFFEEKNPEMDRYLENHASSEPEILKKLRRETFQKTTQPHMISGYQQGRLLTIISKMVNPKNVLEIGTFTGYATLCLAEGLSSDGKITTLDVNEDLAYLPRKYFSESEFSNQIDFQIQDAKEFLRNTDEIFDLIFIDADKENYAEYFRLIKPKTKSGSVILFDNVLWYGKVLEENPKQKSTQIIKELNDLAAKDEDFENLILPLRDGVNFLRRK from the coding sequence ATGAGTTTTTTTGAAGAAAAAAATCCCGAAATGGATCGATATCTGGAAAATCATGCTTCTTCCGAGCCTGAAATTCTTAAAAAATTAAGAAGAGAAACTTTTCAGAAAACCACTCAGCCGCATATGATTTCCGGTTATCAACAGGGAAGACTTTTAACGATTATTTCCAAAATGGTGAATCCTAAAAATGTTTTAGAAATAGGAACTTTTACAGGATATGCCACACTTTGTCTTGCAGAAGGTCTGTCTTCAGACGGAAAGATTACAACACTTGATGTGAATGAAGATTTGGCTTATCTGCCAAGAAAGTATTTCTCTGAAAGTGAATTTTCAAATCAGATTGATTTTCAGATTCAGGATGCAAAAGAATTTCTGCGCAATACCGATGAGATTTTTGATTTGATTTTTATTGATGCTGACAAAGAAAATTATGCTGAATATTTCAGATTAATAAAACCAAAAACAAAATCGGGCTCAGTAATTTTGTTTGATAATGTACTTTGGTACGGGAAAGTTTTAGAAGAAAATCCTAAGCAGAAATCGACTCAGATCATTAAAGAGCTTAATGATTTGGCGGCAAAAGATGAAGATTTTGAAAATCTTATTCTACCTTTGCGTGACGGAGTAAACTTCTTAAGAAGGAAATAA
- a CDS encoding OmpA family protein: MKIFKILVASAVVLGMTSCVSKKQYDALSGNYKQCIENIGERQREIQDLKGQNSTLTAENNLLKSQHDALKSSLDACLSNTGKSSSNIDKLVGEINASNSYIKQLISANAKNDSLNLALSNKLKRSLDNMADQDVQVKVLKGVVMISLSDKLLYKTGDYNVLPAAQEVLGKVAKVINDYDKYSVLIEGNTDNAPLSSANLPRDNWDLSALRGTAIAKILQTQFGVDPARITAGGRSEYNPKATNMSVSGRSENRRTEIIIMPKLDEFMKLMDITPKK, encoded by the coding sequence ATGAAGATTTTTAAAATTTTAGTAGCTTCAGCAGTGGTGTTAGGAATGACATCTTGTGTAAGTAAGAAGCAGTATGATGCCCTAAGTGGCAACTACAAACAGTGTATTGAAAATATTGGTGAGAGACAACGTGAAATTCAGGATCTGAAAGGTCAGAATTCTACATTGACGGCGGAAAATAACTTATTAAAAAGTCAACACGATGCTTTGAAATCATCTTTGGATGCTTGTCTTTCAAATACCGGAAAAAGCTCATCGAATATTGATAAATTGGTTGGTGAGATCAACGCATCAAATTCTTATATCAAGCAATTGATTTCTGCAAATGCGAAAAACGACAGTTTAAATTTAGCTTTATCAAACAAGCTGAAGAGATCTTTGGATAACATGGCTGATCAGGATGTTCAGGTAAAAGTTCTTAAAGGTGTTGTGATGATTTCATTGTCAGATAAATTATTGTACAAAACGGGTGATTACAATGTTTTGCCTGCAGCTCAGGAAGTTTTGGGTAAAGTGGCAAAAGTAATCAACGATTACGATAAATATTCTGTATTGATTGAAGGTAACACAGATAACGCGCCATTGAGCTCTGCAAACTTACCGAGAGACAACTGGGATCTTTCTGCATTGAGAGGAACGGCAATCGCTAAAATATTACAGACTCAATTTGGGGTAGATCCTGCAAGAATTACGGCAGGAGGGCGTTCCGAATACAATCCTAAAGCTACAAACATGAGTGTTTCTGGAAGATCTGAAAACAGAAGAACTGAAATTATCATCATGCCTAAGCTGGATGAGTTTATGAAATTAATGGATATTACTCCTAAAAAGTAA
- the tilS gene encoding tRNA lysidine(34) synthetase TilS: MLTQSAFEKQLQNLIRLSDNPTYLLAVSGGADSIVLAYLFSELRNAEIKFQIAHINYKLRGEDSDSDQKVVEDFCKKNDIKFHLYEVSENDKQPENSIQLWARELRYRFFREIQAKENLDFLVTAHHLNDQLETFIINLSKASGINGLSGIPANENNILRPLLNFSKDEIYQFAKENNIVFREDLSNKKNDYLRNKIRNEIVPKLSETNGQFLENFKKSISHLNQTKNFVHKQIEIIEKDLSVFNKEHKILSKEKLAQESDFVQFEILKKYGFKRTEEIQKIFSAENGSSFFSEDYHLTVDREGLILKLKNLSQEIDPEIILLENFDSHQDQIMIDLKSYIDENQSFNWVFDTDKLHFPLYLRKQKNGDEFYPSGFSGKKKVSKFFRDEKLSALAKEKIWVLCDTEDQILGIVPLRQDRRFEAEVNTQKTTTVQWTEEQPIL, translated from the coding sequence ATGCTTACACAATCCGCATTCGAAAAACAGCTTCAAAATCTCATTCGATTATCAGATAACCCAACCTATCTTTTGGCGGTAAGCGGAGGCGCAGATTCTATCGTTTTGGCTTATCTGTTTAGTGAGTTAAGGAATGCAGAGATAAAATTTCAGATTGCACACATTAATTATAAACTTCGTGGCGAAGATTCTGATTCTGATCAGAAAGTAGTGGAAGATTTCTGCAAAAAGAATGATATTAAATTTCATTTATATGAAGTTTCCGAAAATGATAAGCAGCCAGAAAATTCTATTCAGCTTTGGGCTCGTGAACTTCGTTATCGGTTCTTCCGAGAAATTCAGGCAAAAGAAAATCTAGATTTTTTGGTAACCGCTCATCATCTGAATGATCAGTTGGAAACTTTTATTATTAATCTTTCAAAAGCTTCGGGCATTAATGGCTTAAGCGGAATTCCTGCAAATGAAAATAATATTTTAAGACCGTTGCTGAATTTTTCAAAAGACGAAATTTATCAATTTGCTAAAGAAAACAATATTGTATTCCGTGAAGATCTTTCCAATAAAAAAAATGATTATCTGAGAAATAAGATTAGGAATGAAATCGTCCCTAAACTTTCTGAAACCAACGGTCAGTTTTTAGAAAACTTTAAAAAAAGTATTTCGCATCTTAATCAAACTAAAAATTTTGTACACAAACAAATTGAGATCATAGAAAAAGACCTTTCTGTATTTAACAAAGAGCACAAAATTCTATCAAAAGAAAAGCTGGCTCAGGAAAGCGATTTCGTACAATTTGAGATTTTAAAAAAATACGGTTTTAAGCGAACGGAAGAAATTCAGAAAATTTTCTCAGCAGAAAACGGAAGCTCTTTTTTTTCAGAAGATTATCATTTAACAGTCGATAGAGAAGGTTTAATTTTAAAATTAAAAAACCTTTCACAAGAAATTGATCCTGAAATAATTTTACTTGAAAATTTTGATTCTCATCAAGATCAAATAATGATCGATCTAAAAAGTTATATTGATGAGAATCAGTCTTTCAATTGGGTTTTTGATACAGATAAACTTCATTTCCCTTTATATTTAAGGAAACAAAAAAATGGCGATGAATTTTACCCTTCAGGCTTTTCCGGAAAAAAGAAGGTTTCTAAGTTTTTCAGGGATGAAAAATTATCTGCTTTAGCTAAAGAAAAAATATGGGTTTTGTGCGACACCGAAGATCAGATCTTAGGAATCGTTCCGCTAAGACAAGATCGTAGATTTGAGGCAGAAGTCAACACACAAAAAACAACAACAGTACAATGGACAGAAGAACAACCAATTCTTTAG
- a CDS encoding RNA polymerase sigma factor, producing MDRRTTNSLAIEDFKKNSNVAFGILYQNYFVYVKKYILNNKGKSEDAEDIFQDSLLILYEKLHSDNFEAYTCLGNYIVGISKNLWLKRLKNRNFYIEFPDTYFIENQQEINSAIENEKYYWEKLTGYIKAISSHCQNLIQDIFVQNKSIEEIQDKYQYSSKHNAQNQKYKCIEQIRKIKNDNAH from the coding sequence ATGGACAGAAGAACAACCAATTCTTTAGCCATAGAAGATTTCAAAAAAAACAGCAATGTAGCATTCGGTATATTGTACCAGAACTATTTTGTTTATGTAAAAAAATACATTCTTAATAACAAAGGAAAATCGGAGGATGCAGAAGATATTTTTCAGGATTCGCTGCTTATTCTTTACGAAAAACTACATAGCGATAATTTTGAAGCGTATACTTGTTTAGGTAATTACATTGTAGGAATTTCTAAGAACCTTTGGCTGAAAAGACTTAAAAACAGGAATTTTTACATAGAATTTCCGGATACTTATTTCATAGAAAACCAGCAGGAAATTAATTCTGCCATCGAAAACGAAAAATATTATTGGGAAAAGCTTACCGGATATATTAAAGCCATTTCTTCACATTGTCAAAATTTAATTCAGGATATTTTTGTGCAAAACAAAAGCATTGAAGAGATTCAGGATAAATATCAATACTCCAGCAAGCACAATGCGCAAAACCAAAAATACAAATGTATTGAGCAAATCAGAAAGATAAAAAACGACAACGCTCATTAA
- a CDS encoding redoxin domain-containing protein has protein sequence MFKTILYSVFLLLGIAIQAQSTKGINFQKLNLEEAKNLAKKENKLIFIDVYTTWCGPCKLMKKNTFTDNKVGELFNKNFISLAVDAEKEGIGLAKEFKIVNYPSFLFLDKEGKLVQYDFGYYNATQFLQIGSSILQKRMSQNDTKSIDQVKGKMVGEKVENFTAKDQLGKSFSSSAQKQKIILVFIRGQWCPYCNKYVKELQDLSPELKSKNTRLVIVSPEKPEFIQKTIEKTGTPYTVLYDEDYKIAQAFDVLYTPNKETLDFYNSKIKNDFTESRSDHSGRLPVSATFIINENKEISWRHFNPDYKERASLEDILKQL, from the coding sequence ATGTTTAAAACAATTTTATACAGTGTATTTCTGTTACTGGGAATTGCTATTCAGGCGCAAAGTACAAAAGGAATTAATTTTCAAAAATTAAATCTCGAAGAAGCTAAAAATCTTGCCAAAAAAGAAAACAAGCTTATTTTCATCGATGTATATACGACTTGGTGCGGGCCTTGTAAACTCATGAAAAAAAATACTTTCACAGATAATAAAGTGGGAGAACTTTTCAATAAAAACTTTATCAGCCTGGCGGTGGATGCCGAAAAAGAAGGTATTGGTCTTGCAAAAGAATTCAAGATCGTCAATTATCCTTCGTTCCTGTTTTTAGATAAAGAAGGAAAATTAGTGCAATATGATTTTGGATATTACAATGCAACACAATTTTTGCAGATAGGAAGCAGTATTCTTCAAAAAAGAATGTCACAAAACGACACGAAGTCAATCGATCAGGTAAAAGGAAAAATGGTAGGCGAAAAAGTAGAAAATTTCACAGCGAAAGATCAATTGGGAAAATCATTTTCTTCATCTGCTCAAAAACAGAAGATCATTTTGGTTTTCATTCGCGGACAATGGTGCCCTTACTGCAACAAATACGTAAAAGAACTTCAGGATCTTTCTCCGGAACTGAAATCTAAAAACACAAGACTGGTCATCGTTTCTCCTGAAAAACCTGAATTCATACAGAAAACTATTGAAAAAACAGGAACGCCATACACCGTTTTATATGACGAAGATTATAAAATCGCACAAGCTTTTGATGTTTTATACACCCCAAATAAAGAGACTTTAGATTTTTATAATTCAAAAATAAAAAATGATTTTACAGAAAGTCGATCTGATCATTCCGGACGACTTCCGGTTTCTGCAACTTTCATTATTAATGAAAACAAAGAAATTTCCTGGAGACATTTTAATCCTGATTATAAAGAAAGAGCTTCCTTGGAAGATATCCTTAAACAACTATAA